A genome region from Candidatus Methylomirabilota bacterium includes the following:
- the guaA gene encoding glutamine-hydrolyzing GMP synthase, whose product METGDKIAVLDFGAQYSQLIARRIRELGVYSEVVPCSQPLAEIRAAGYRGLILSGGPSSVYEEGAPLPERGLFDLGVPVLGICYGMQAMGYLLGGHVVPAERREYGAAEVRLTGRSRLLEGVEPERDGRLSVWMSHGDTVLKPPKGFSPLGATANCPVAAMADEERSLYAVQFHPEVAHTPQGRKILENFLEVCGVKRAWSMASFIDSAVEDIRGKVGQDRVLCALSGGVDSAVVAVLVHRAVGEQLTCMFVDNGLLRKGEASAVVHTFRDTFKIPLVHVDAAQRFLDVLRGVSDPEIKRKRIGAEFIAVFEDEARRLGHIPWLAQGTLYPDVIESVSFKGPSATIKTHHNVGGLPTRMQFRLLEPLRELFKDEVRRVGELLGLPAEIVWRQPFPGPGLAIRLLGDVTPERLALLREADAIVQEEVRRAGLERELWQAFAVLLPVRTVGVMGDFRTYAQVIALRAVMSQDAMTADWARLPYDLLGRISSRITNEVKGVNRVVFDISSKPPSTIEWE is encoded by the coding sequence GTGGAGACGGGGGACAAGATCGCGGTCCTCGATTTCGGCGCGCAGTACTCGCAGCTCATCGCGCGCCGGATCCGTGAGCTCGGGGTGTACTCGGAGGTCGTGCCCTGTAGCCAGCCGCTGGCGGAGATCCGGGCCGCCGGCTATCGCGGGCTGATCCTGTCTGGCGGGCCCTCCAGCGTCTACGAGGAGGGGGCCCCGCTGCCCGAACGCGGTCTGTTCGATCTCGGCGTACCGGTCCTGGGGATCTGCTACGGCATGCAGGCCATGGGCTACCTGCTCGGCGGCCACGTGGTGCCCGCGGAGCGCCGTGAGTACGGGGCGGCCGAGGTCCGGCTCACCGGCCGCAGTCGGCTGCTGGAGGGCGTCGAGCCGGAGCGGGACGGCCGCCTGAGCGTATGGATGAGCCACGGAGACACCGTGCTCAAGCCGCCGAAGGGGTTCAGCCCGCTGGGGGCGACCGCCAACTGTCCGGTGGCGGCCATGGCCGACGAGGAGCGCAGTCTCTACGCCGTGCAGTTCCACCCCGAGGTCGCCCATACCCCCCAGGGTCGGAAGATCCTTGAGAACTTCCTCGAGGTCTGTGGGGTTAAACGCGCGTGGTCCATGGCCTCGTTCATCGACAGCGCGGTGGAGGACATCCGCGGCAAGGTCGGGCAGGACCGCGTGCTGTGCGCGCTCAGCGGCGGGGTCGATTCGGCGGTCGTCGCCGTGCTCGTTCACCGGGCGGTCGGTGAGCAGCTGACCTGCATGTTCGTCGACAATGGCCTGCTCCGCAAAGGCGAGGCCAGTGCGGTCGTGCACACGTTTCGCGACACCTTCAAGATCCCGCTCGTGCACGTCGACGCCGCTCAACGCTTCCTGGACGTGTTGCGAGGCGTGAGCGACCCTGAGATCAAGCGCAAGCGGATCGGGGCCGAGTTCATCGCGGTCTTCGAGGACGAAGCCCGCCGGCTCGGCCACATCCCCTGGCTGGCCCAGGGGACGCTGTATCCCGACGTCATCGAGTCGGTCTCGTTCAAGGGGCCGTCGGCCACGATCAAGACGCACCACAACGTCGGCGGCCTGCCCACCCGGATGCAGTTCCGTTTGCTGGAGCCGCTGCGCGAGCTGTTCAAGGACGAGGTTCGGCGGGTGGGCGAGCTCCTGGGCCTGCCGGCGGAGATCGTGTGGCGGCAGCCGTTCCCCGGCCCCGGGCTGGCCATCCGGCTACTGGGTGACGTCACGCCGGAGCGCCTGGCGCTGCTGCGGGAGGCCGACGCCATCGTGCAGGAGGAGGTGCGGCGGGCCGGGCTGGAGCGGGAGCTCTGGCAGGCCTTCGCGGTCCTGCTGCCCGTTCGGACGGTCGGCGTGATGGGCGATTTTCGGACCTACGCCCAGGTGATCGCCCTGCGCGCCGTGATGAGCCAGGACGCGATGACGGCCGACTGGGCTCGGCTGCCCTACGACCTCCTCGGACGCATCTCCAGCCGCATCACCAACGAGGTCAAGGGCGTGAACCGGGTCGTGTTCGACATCTCCTCGAAACCCCCCTCGACGATTGAATGGGAGTGA
- a CDS encoding GuaB3 family IMP dehydrogenase-related protein, whose product MGMWVGRGRKARVAYGFDDIALVPGTLTVNPNEVDISWELCGRRFELPIIAAAMDGVVGPELAIEMGRLGGLAVLNLEGIFSRYDNPEDVIARIVSASQEEATRIIQSIYSEPIKDELIHRRIQEIKKGGSAVAVSSIPQRAERFAQIAQEAGADIFVVQSTVTTARHFATEYTPVDFRQLKRQLAIPLVIGNCVTYEACLELMECGADALLIGVGPGAACTSREVLGLGVPQVTATADSAAARDFHYKQTGRYVPIFTDGGMTTGGDVCKAFAAGADAVMIGSAFARAVEAPGRGYHWGMATPHLNLPRGTRIRVGVAGPLEQILFGPAFTEDGTLNLVGAIRTCMGSVGARNIRELQQTELIIAPAIKTEGKVFQQAQKVGRAR is encoded by the coding sequence ATGGGGATGTGGGTCGGCCGGGGGCGCAAGGCGCGGGTGGCCTACGGGTTCGACGACATCGCGCTTGTGCCGGGGACGCTCACGGTGAACCCGAACGAGGTCGACATTTCCTGGGAGCTCTGCGGCCGTCGCTTCGAGCTGCCGATCATCGCCGCCGCGATGGACGGCGTCGTCGGGCCCGAGCTGGCGATCGAGATGGGGCGGCTAGGAGGTCTGGCCGTCCTCAACCTCGAGGGGATCTTCTCGCGCTACGACAACCCGGAGGACGTCATCGCGAGGATCGTCTCGGCCAGCCAGGAGGAAGCCACCCGGATCATCCAGTCGATCTACAGTGAGCCCATCAAGGACGAGCTGATCCACCGCCGCATCCAGGAGATCAAGAAAGGCGGTAGCGCGGTCGCCGTTTCCTCGATCCCGCAACGGGCCGAGCGCTTCGCCCAGATCGCCCAGGAAGCGGGCGCCGATATCTTCGTCGTGCAGTCCACGGTCACCACCGCGCGGCATTTCGCCACCGAGTACACGCCCGTCGACTTCCGGCAGCTCAAGCGTCAGCTGGCGATCCCGCTCGTCATCGGCAACTGCGTGACCTACGAGGCCTGCCTGGAGCTCATGGAGTGCGGCGCGGACGCGCTGCTCATCGGCGTAGGTCCGGGTGCCGCCTGCACGAGTCGAGAGGTGCTCGGGCTCGGGGTGCCGCAGGTCACGGCCACCGCCGACTCGGCGGCCGCCCGGGACTTCCATTACAAGCAGACGGGTCGCTACGTCCCCATCTTCACCGACGGGGGCATGACCACTGGCGGCGACGTGTGCAAGGCCTTCGCGGCGGGCGCCGACGCGGTGATGATCGGCTCGGCCTTCGCGCGGGCCGTGGAAGCGCCGGGTCGTGGCTATCACTGGGGCATGGCCACGCCGCACCTGAACCTCCCTCGCGGGACCCGCATCCGCGTGGGCGTGGCCGGCCCGCTCGAGCAGATCCTGTTCGGACCGGCCTTCACGGAGGACGGCACGCTGAACCTGGTGGGGGCGATCCGCACGTGCATGGGCTCGGTGGGAGCCCGGAACATCCGCGAGCTGCAGCAGACCGAGTTGATCATCGCGCCGGCGATCAAGACCGAAGGCAAGGTCTTTCAGCAAGCCCAGAAAGTCGGACGCGCGCGGTAA